The following are from one region of the Paenibacillus sp. KS-LC4 genome:
- a CDS encoding NAD-dependent malic enzyme has product MAVPATGSTNIVLRLEMDKETSTFGRIATAIGEAGGDIVAVDVSGTSKASTIRDVTVNITDTQRKELIVSVLNKSPGVKVLQVSDQTFLMHLGGKIEVTPKMTIKTRDDLSRVYTPGVANICMAIHESPKRAHSLTIKRNTIAVVSDGTAVLGLGNIGPLAAMPVMEGKAMLFKQLAGVDAFPICLDTQDTEEIIATIKRIAPTFGGINLEDISSPRCFEIERRLIEELDIPVFHDDQHGTAVVLLAGLINAVKLAGKQLADCKVVLCGVGAAGIACTKILLAAGVRNIIGVDREGALVAGNSYAHEAWSWYAEHTNPNREQGKLSEVIAGADIFIGVSGPGVLKADDVRKMAKDAIVFAMANPTPEITPEEAEGLVRVIATGRSDYPNQINNVLCFPGLFRGVLDCRASRVTEEMKLAAAEAIAAVVTEDELNEYYIIPSIFNPHVADRVKEAVIEAAYASGVARRRERKL; this is encoded by the coding sequence ATGGCGGTGCCGGCAACGGGAAGCACGAATATCGTATTGCGTTTGGAGATGGACAAGGAAACGTCAACCTTCGGCCGGATTGCTACGGCAATTGGTGAGGCGGGCGGCGACATAGTAGCTGTGGACGTAAGCGGGACAAGCAAAGCATCGACGATTCGTGATGTGACGGTCAATATTACGGATACGCAGCGCAAAGAACTAATTGTAAGCGTATTAAATAAGTCGCCAGGCGTAAAGGTGCTGCAGGTGTCAGACCAGACCTTCCTTATGCATCTTGGCGGTAAAATCGAAGTAACACCGAAAATGACGATTAAAACACGCGATGATCTGTCGCGGGTGTACACGCCGGGCGTGGCGAATATTTGCATGGCTATACATGAAAGCCCAAAGCGGGCACACTCGCTCACGATAAAAAGAAATACGATAGCCGTCGTATCGGACGGAACAGCCGTATTAGGGCTTGGCAACATCGGGCCGCTCGCGGCGATGCCAGTCATGGAGGGCAAGGCGATGCTGTTTAAGCAGCTCGCAGGAGTCGATGCCTTCCCGATCTGCCTCGATACACAGGATACGGAAGAAATAATTGCGACCATTAAGCGCATTGCCCCTACTTTCGGCGGCATTAATCTCGAAGATATATCGTCGCCGCGCTGCTTCGAAATTGAGAGGCGTCTCATTGAGGAGCTGGACATTCCGGTATTCCACGATGACCAGCATGGCACAGCGGTCGTGCTGCTTGCAGGTCTTATTAATGCAGTCAAGCTTGCTGGCAAGCAGCTTGCAGATTGCAAGGTTGTGCTTTGCGGCGTTGGGGCGGCAGGCATTGCCTGCACGAAGATTTTGCTAGCGGCAGGTGTGCGGAACATCATCGGAGTTGATCGTGAGGGTGCGCTCGTCGCTGGCAATAGCTACGCGCATGAAGCGTGGAGCTGGTATGCGGAGCATACGAATCCGAACCGGGAGCAGGGCAAGCTGAGTGAAGTCATTGCGGGCGCAGATATTTTTATCGGCGTATCGGGGCCGGGCGTGCTTAAGGCGGATGATGTCCGCAAAATGGCGAAGGATGCCATTGTGTTCGCAATGGCAAATCCAACGCCGGAAATAACGCCGGAGGAAGCGGAAGGCCTTGTGCGTGTCATTGCGACGGGGCGGTCGGATTATCCGAATCAGATTAATAATGTTCTATGCTTCCCCGGATTGTTCCGCGGTGTATTGGACTGCCGGGCGTCGCGGGTGACAGAGGAGATGAAGCTGGCTGCCGCCGAGGCGATTGCTGCGGTAGTTACCGAGGATGAGCTGAATGAATATTACATCATTCCAAGCATATTTAATCCGCATGTGGCAGATCGTGTCAAAGAGGCGGTTATTGAAGCGGCGTATG